One Halobacterium zhouii genomic region harbors:
- a CDS encoding KH domain-containing protein produces the protein MQHVKIPQDRIGVLIGEGGETLRRIEQAAEVRLDVDSENGSVAIEKTGDPLRGMKGPQIVRAIGRGFKPEEALTLLDDDMRMYESIDIERAARNDNDLRRKKGRLIGESGRTRELMEELTGATVVIYGSTFGVIGQPKEVEIARSAAEMLLDGAPHGTVYSFLERKRTEELKHQGMEYHDYSG, from the coding sequence ATGCAACACGTGAAGATTCCGCAGGACCGAATCGGGGTCCTCATCGGCGAAGGAGGTGAGACGCTCCGCCGCATCGAGCAGGCCGCGGAGGTCCGCCTCGACGTCGACTCCGAGAACGGGTCGGTCGCCATCGAGAAGACCGGTGACCCCCTGCGCGGGATGAAAGGTCCCCAGATCGTGCGGGCCATCGGGCGCGGGTTCAAGCCCGAGGAGGCGCTGACGCTGCTGGACGACGACATGCGGATGTACGAGAGTATCGACATCGAGCGCGCCGCGCGCAACGACAACGACCTCCGCCGGAAGAAGGGGCGACTCATCGGCGAGAGTGGTCGCACGAGAGAGCTGATGGAGGAGTTGACGGGCGCGACGGTGGTCATCTACGGGTCGACGTTCGGCGTCATCGGCCAGCCGAAGGAGGTCGAAATCGCGCGCTCGGCCGCCGAGATGCTCCTCGACGGCGCGCCCCACGGCACCGTCTACTCGTTCCTCGAGCGCAAGCGCACCGAGGAACTGAAACACCAGGGGATGGAGTATCACGACTACTCCGGCTGA
- the thsA gene encoding thermosome subunit alpha — protein MAQQMGNQPLIVLSDDSQRTSGKDAQSMNITAGKAVAEAVRTTLGPKGMDKMLVDSSGGVVVTNDGVTILKEMDIEHPAANMIVEVSETQENEVGDGTTSAVIVSGELLSEAEDLLEQDIHATTLAQGYRQAAAKAKEFLDEQAIDVSPDDTEELEKIAATAMTGKGAENAKDLLSDLVVRAAQSVADDGTVDTDNIKVEKVTGGATENSELIEGVIVDKERVNDNMPYGVEDAKIALVDDGLEVKETEIDTEVNVNDPDQLQQFLDQEEEQLREMVESLSEAGANVVFVDGGIDDMAQHYLAQEGILAVRRAKSDDFTRLSRSTGATPVSNVNEIDADDLGDAGSVAQKDIGGDERIFVEDVEEAKSVTLVLRGGTEHVVDEVERAIDDSLGVVRVTLEDGKVLPGGGAPETELAMQLRDFADSVGGREQLAVEAFADALEVVPRTLAENAGHDPIDSLVDLRSRHDGGELGAGLDAYTGETIDMEGEGVVEPLRVKTQAIESATEAATMLLRIDDVIAAGDLKGGQVDADSGGDDEMPPGGGGMGGGMGGMGGMGGAM, from the coding sequence ATGGCGCAGCAGATGGGCAACCAGCCGCTGATTGTACTCTCCGACGACAGTCAGCGCACCTCCGGAAAGGACGCACAGTCGATGAACATCACTGCGGGCAAGGCCGTCGCCGAGGCCGTACGCACCACACTCGGCCCGAAGGGCATGGACAAGATGCTCGTCGACTCCTCGGGCGGTGTCGTCGTCACCAACGACGGCGTCACCATCCTCAAGGAGATGGACATCGAGCACCCCGCGGCCAACATGATCGTCGAAGTCTCCGAGACCCAGGAGAACGAAGTCGGCGACGGCACCACCTCCGCCGTCATCGTCTCCGGCGAACTCCTCTCCGAGGCCGAGGACCTCCTCGAACAGGACATCCACGCCACCACGCTCGCGCAGGGCTACCGACAGGCCGCCGCGAAGGCCAAGGAGTTCCTCGACGAGCAGGCCATCGACGTCTCCCCCGACGACACCGAGGAACTCGAGAAGATCGCCGCGACCGCCATGACCGGCAAGGGCGCGGAGAACGCCAAGGACCTCCTCTCGGACCTCGTCGTTCGCGCCGCACAGTCCGTCGCCGACGACGGCACCGTCGACACGGACAACATCAAGGTCGAGAAAGTCACCGGCGGCGCCACCGAGAACTCCGAACTCATCGAGGGCGTCATCGTCGACAAGGAGCGCGTCAACGACAACATGCCCTACGGCGTCGAGGACGCCAAGATCGCGCTCGTCGACGACGGCCTCGAGGTCAAGGAGACCGAGATCGACACCGAAGTCAACGTCAACGACCCCGACCAGCTCCAGCAGTTCCTCGACCAGGAAGAAGAGCAGCTCCGCGAGATGGTCGAATCGCTCAGTGAGGCCGGCGCGAACGTCGTCTTCGTCGACGGCGGCATCGACGACATGGCCCAGCACTACCTCGCTCAGGAGGGCATCCTGGCCGTCCGCCGCGCCAAGAGCGACGACTTCACTCGCCTCTCGCGCTCCACCGGCGCCACCCCGGTCTCGAACGTCAACGAGATCGACGCCGACGACCTCGGCGACGCCGGCAGCGTCGCCCAGAAGGACATCGGCGGCGACGAGCGCATCTTCGTCGAGGACGTCGAGGAAGCGAAAAGTGTGACCCTCGTCCTCCGCGGCGGCACCGAGCACGTCGTCGACGAGGTCGAACGCGCCATCGACGACTCCCTCGGCGTCGTGCGCGTCACCCTCGAGGACGGCAAGGTCCTCCCCGGCGGCGGCGCGCCCGAGACCGAACTCGCGATGCAGCTCCGTGACTTCGCGGACTCCGTTGGCGGCCGCGAACAGCTCGCCGTCGAAGCGTTCGCCGACGCGCTCGAAGTCGTCCCGCGCACCCTCGCAGAGAACGCCGGGCACGACCCCATCGACTCCCTCGTCGACCTGCGTTCCCGCCACGACGGCGGCGAACTCGGCGCCGGCCTCGACGCCTACACCGGCGAAACCATCGACATGGAAGGCGAAGGCGTCGTCGAACCCCTCCGCGTGAAGACCCAGGCCATCGAATCCGCCACCGAAGCGGCGACGATGCTCCTGCGCATCGACGACGTCATCGCCGCCGGCGACCTCAAGGGCGGCCAGGTCGACGCCGACAGTGGCGGCGACGACGAGATGCCGCCGGGCGGCGGTGGCATGGGCGGCGGCATGGGCGGCATGGGCGGCATGGGCGGCGCCATGTGA
- a CDS encoding ornithine cyclodeaminase family protein gives METLLLNKEDVHENTPMPELIAAIEDAFEAYETGDAQMPAKSYIDLPQYNGDFRSMPAYLDAGDWDAAGIKWVNVHPDNPEKFDLPTVMGTMVYSDPENAYPLAIMDGTELTMKRTGAAAAVATDYLAVEDATSFGVVGAGVQSYTQLEAISTVRDIEEVVVSDLDDDAVDAFVDHFDDRFDVRGGSISDAGHCDVLSTVTPVESPVVSPDDVGDDTHINAMGADAEGKHELADDVLLDAKLVIDDHAQTTHSGEINVPYHEGVLDDDDIHGQIGELVTDKTDARTPEDGVSVFDSTGLAIQDVAAAHVVYEHANEHGNGYEFDLLGV, from the coding sequence ATGGAGACGCTCCTGCTCAACAAGGAGGACGTACACGAGAACACACCGATGCCGGAACTCATCGCGGCCATCGAGGACGCCTTCGAGGCGTACGAGACCGGCGACGCCCAGATGCCCGCGAAATCCTACATCGACCTCCCGCAGTACAACGGCGACTTCCGTTCGATGCCCGCGTACCTCGACGCCGGCGACTGGGACGCCGCCGGCATCAAGTGGGTGAACGTCCACCCGGACAACCCCGAGAAGTTCGACCTCCCCACCGTCATGGGGACGATGGTGTACTCCGACCCCGAGAACGCCTACCCGCTCGCCATCATGGACGGCACCGAACTCACCATGAAACGCACTGGCGCGGCGGCCGCAGTGGCCACCGACTACCTCGCCGTCGAGGACGCCACGAGCTTCGGCGTCGTCGGCGCCGGCGTCCAGTCCTACACCCAACTCGAGGCAATCAGCACCGTCCGAGACATCGAGGAGGTCGTCGTCTCAGACCTCGACGACGACGCTGTCGACGCGTTCGTCGACCACTTCGACGACCGCTTCGACGTCCGCGGCGGTTCCATCAGCGACGCCGGCCACTGCGACGTCCTCTCCACGGTCACGCCCGTCGAATCCCCCGTCGTCTCCCCCGACGACGTCGGCGACGACACGCACATCAACGCCATGGGTGCCGACGCCGAAGGCAAACACGAACTCGCCGACGACGTTCTCCTCGATGCCAAACTCGTCATCGACGACCACGCTCAAACTACTCACTCCGGCGAAATCAACGTCCCCTACCACGAGGGCGTCCTCGACGACGACGACATCCACGGCCAGATCGGCGAACTCGTCACCGACAAGACGGACGCCCGAACCCCCGAGGATGGCGTCAGCGTCTTCGACTCCACCGGCCTCGCCATCCAGGACGTCGCCGCCGCCCACGTCGTCTACGAACACGCCAACGAACACGGCAACGGCTACGAATTCGACCTGCTCGGCGTATAG
- a CDS encoding DUF7535 family protein produces MSVAPKPVKKVLRTVTPPYRSRPDAEMTTIGWLVFLVLLVLLVPLAPFIVALWAVTKVSDYVSDQTNSDATE; encoded by the coding sequence ATGAGCGTCGCTCCCAAGCCCGTAAAGAAGGTTCTGCGTACGGTGACGCCGCCGTACCGCTCGCGTCCGGACGCCGAGATGACGACCATCGGCTGGCTGGTGTTCCTCGTGTTGCTGGTGCTCCTCGTGCCGCTGGCGCCGTTTATCGTCGCGCTGTGGGCCGTCACGAAGGTCTCAGACTACGTCTCGGACCAGACGAACAGCGACGCTACGGAGTAG
- the leuS gene encoding leucine--tRNA ligase, giving the protein MGQDDGYDHQAIERRWQRQWDEADVFRVPDDADDPEYVLAMFPYTSGQLHMGHVRNYAITDAFARYRRMDGEEVLHPMGWDSFGLPAENAANERDTNPREWTERCIEQMREQFESLGFGYDWDREITTCDPDYYRWNQWIFNRFREAGLVDRQAATVNWCPSCETVLADEQVEGDEELCWRCGTPVEERDLDQWFFRTTEYADELLDAIDDLDGWPTNVRDMQRNWIGRTEGAEVPFTLHTPAGDEDVVAFTTRLDTIYGATYFALAPDHPLAEAAAERDDEVAHFVDHVADPEGDEPQGIRTDLTATNPATGEDIPVFVADFVLSDVGTGALMAVPAHDERDHAFAQSHDLPIRQVVAPESDEDVDVEEAAFTDDGVLVDSGDYSGLASQTARQELTADLDSAESAVQYQLRDWGVSRQRYWGTPIPVVHCEDCGPVSVPDEDLPVELPEFVHTTGNPLDAAEEWKHTDCPECGGPAVRETDTMDTFVDSSWYFLRFVAPDLDDAPFDVERANDWMPVDEYVGGVEHAVMHLLYSRFVTKALADLDLLDHREPFEALTTQGMVLGEDGTKMSKSKDNGVSPERIVEEYGADTARLFVLRAARPDKDFPWSEEGVRSSNAFLERLLEMARGVDADATPADTDPAAEYVAREVAATVETATEHFEEMEFNRAVQVVDEMVSLLVRYRDREEADAGVLARGVEVAVKLLAPLAPHVCEECWDEMGGDGFVAEAAWPTPDRDVSDHGQASRLVDRTREDVRDIVDVAGIEEPTGVDVVIAPDWMYDALEIARGADGDVVGAVMGDEDLRERGEEAADYAKDLAAEAPAIPEPLGPDRERDTLERAAWLLESEFDAPVRVLDAEEADDDLAGKAEPGRPAIHVHED; this is encoded by the coding sequence ATGGGACAGGATGACGGCTACGACCATCAGGCCATAGAGCGACGCTGGCAGCGCCAGTGGGACGAGGCCGACGTGTTTCGGGTGCCGGACGATGCCGACGACCCGGAGTACGTACTGGCGATGTTCCCGTACACCTCCGGACAGCTTCACATGGGTCACGTCCGGAACTACGCGATAACTGATGCCTTCGCACGATACCGCCGGATGGACGGAGAGGAGGTGCTCCACCCGATGGGGTGGGACTCGTTCGGACTGCCCGCCGAAAACGCCGCAAACGAACGCGACACGAATCCACGGGAGTGGACCGAGCGCTGCATCGAGCAGATGCGCGAGCAGTTCGAGTCGCTGGGCTTCGGCTACGACTGGGACCGCGAAATCACCACCTGTGACCCCGACTACTATCGGTGGAACCAGTGGATCTTCAACCGGTTCCGCGAGGCTGGACTGGTCGACCGGCAGGCAGCGACCGTCAACTGGTGTCCGTCCTGTGAGACGGTGCTGGCCGACGAACAGGTAGAGGGCGACGAGGAACTGTGCTGGCGCTGTGGTACCCCCGTCGAGGAGCGGGACCTCGACCAGTGGTTCTTCCGCACCACCGAATACGCCGACGAACTGCTCGACGCCATCGACGACTTGGACGGCTGGCCGACCAACGTTCGAGACATGCAGCGCAACTGGATCGGCCGGACCGAGGGCGCAGAAGTCCCGTTCACACTCCACACGCCCGCCGGTGACGAGGACGTCGTCGCGTTCACGACGCGCCTCGACACCATCTACGGAGCGACTTACTTCGCACTGGCCCCCGACCACCCGCTGGCCGAGGCCGCTGCCGAGCGCGACGACGAGGTCGCTCACTTCGTCGACCACGTCGCCGACCCCGAGGGTGACGAACCACAGGGAATCCGGACCGACCTGACCGCGACCAACCCCGCGACCGGCGAGGACATTCCCGTCTTCGTCGCGGACTTCGTCCTTTCGGACGTCGGCACCGGCGCGCTGATGGCTGTCCCTGCCCACGACGAGCGCGACCACGCCTTCGCGCAGTCCCACGACCTGCCGATCCGGCAGGTGGTTGCGCCCGAGAGTGATGAGGACGTCGACGTCGAGGAAGCCGCGTTCACGGACGACGGTGTGCTGGTGGACTCCGGCGACTACTCGGGGCTGGCGAGCCAGACGGCCCGTCAGGAGCTGACGGCGGACCTCGACAGCGCCGAGTCGGCGGTCCAGTACCAGCTCCGGGACTGGGGCGTCTCCCGCCAGCGGTACTGGGGGACGCCGATTCCGGTCGTCCATTGCGAGGACTGCGGACCGGTGTCGGTGCCCGACGAGGACCTGCCGGTGGAACTGCCCGAGTTCGTCCACACCACCGGCAACCCGCTGGACGCCGCCGAGGAGTGGAAGCACACGGACTGTCCGGAGTGCGGCGGCCCCGCCGTCCGGGAGACCGACACGATGGACACGTTCGTCGACTCGTCGTGGTACTTCCTGCGGTTCGTCGCGCCGGACCTCGACGACGCGCCGTTCGACGTCGAGCGAGCCAACGACTGGATGCCGGTCGACGAGTACGTCGGCGGCGTCGAGCACGCCGTGATGCACCTGCTGTACTCGCGGTTCGTCACGAAGGCGCTGGCCGACCTGGATCTGCTCGACCACCGCGAACCGTTCGAGGCGCTCACTACGCAGGGGATGGTGCTCGGCGAGGACGGCACGAAGATGTCGAAGTCCAAGGACAACGGCGTTTCCCCCGAGCGCATCGTCGAGGAGTACGGGGCCGACACCGCGCGACTGTTCGTGCTCCGTGCCGCTCGGCCAGACAAGGACTTCCCGTGGAGCGAGGAGGGCGTCCGGTCGAGTAACGCGTTCCTCGAACGACTGCTCGAGATGGCCCGCGGGGTCGACGCCGACGCGACGCCCGCCGACACTGACCCGGCCGCCGAGTACGTCGCCCGTGAGGTCGCCGCAACCGTAGAGACGGCGACCGAGCACTTCGAGGAGATGGAGTTCAACCGGGCGGTCCAGGTGGTCGACGAGATGGTGTCGCTGCTGGTCCGGTACCGCGACCGCGAAGAGGCCGACGCCGGCGTTCTCGCGCGCGGCGTCGAGGTCGCCGTGAAACTCCTGGCGCCCCTGGCGCCCCACGTCTGCGAGGAGTGCTGGGACGAGATGGGCGGCGACGGGTTCGTTGCAGAGGCCGCGTGGCCGACGCCGGACCGGGACGTGAGCGACCACGGACAGGCGTCCCGGCTGGTCGACCGGACCCGCGAGGACGTCCGGGACATCGTCGACGTCGCCGGCATCGAGGAGCCGACCGGCGTCGACGTGGTCATCGCCCCCGACTGGATGTACGACGCGCTCGAGATCGCTCGTGGCGCGGACGGCGACGTGGTCGGCGCGGTGATGGGAGACGAGGACCTCCGCGAGCGGGGTGAGGAGGCGGCCGACTACGCGAAGGACCTCGCGGCCGAGGCACCCGCGATTCCGGAGCCACTCGGCCCCGACCGAGAGCGCGACACGCTGGAGCGGGCCGCGTGGCTCCTCGAATCGGAGTTCGACGCGCCGGTCCGGGTGCTCGACGCCGAAGAGGCAGACGACGACCTCGCGGGCAAGGCCGAGCCTGGTCGTCCCGCGATTCACGTCCACGAAGACTGA